A single genomic interval of Gossypium raimondii isolate GPD5lz chromosome 11, ASM2569854v1, whole genome shotgun sequence harbors:
- the LOC105803128 gene encoding non-specific lipid transfer protein GPI-anchored 5, which translates to MKGSAMVAMLFIIATNLWTGSMAQSSCTNVLISMSPCLDYIQGNSSKPSSSCCSQLANVVRSNPQCLCQVLNGGASSLGVSVNQTQAMALPTACNVKTPPASQCNGASSPSGSPPSGGGGSKSNVPTTDDSTSAGNSTKLSFSVVCLFFLLFIASA; encoded by the exons ATGAAGGGATCAGCAATGGTTGCAATGCTTTTTATAATCGCAACAAATTTATGGACAGGATCTATGGCACAATCAAGTTGCACCAATGTTCTCATCAGCATGTCTCCCTGCCTGGATTACATACAAGGGAACTCTTCGAAACCCTCTTCTTCGTGCTGCTCGCAGCTTGCTAATGTTGTGAGGTCAAACCCTCAGTGCCTCTGCCAGGTCCTCAACGGTGGTGCTTCATCACTTGGTGTCAGTGTTAATCAGACTCAGGCAATGGCTCTCCCAACAGCTTGCAATGTTAAGACTCCCCCTGCTAGCCAGTGCAATG GAGCATCTTCTCCCTCTGGCTCTCCACCATCAG GTGGTGGTGGTTCAAAGAGTAATGTTCCAACAACAGATGATAGCACATCAGCAGGGAACTCGACGAAGCTGTCATTTTCAGTGGTCTGCCTCTTCTTCTTGCTCTTCATCGCCTCGGCTTAG